A single genomic interval of Pan paniscus chromosome 18, NHGRI_mPanPan1-v2.0_pri, whole genome shotgun sequence harbors:
- the SLC38A8 gene encoding solute carrier family 38 member 8 isoform X2, whose amino-acid sequence MVSLVFLISGLVILGYAAAVSGQATYQAVVRGLCGPAIGKLCEACFLLNLLMISVAFLRVIGDQLEKLCDSLLSGSPPAPQPWYADQRFTLPLLSVLVILPLSAPREIAFQKYTSILGTLAACYLALVITVQYYLWPQGLVRESHPSLSPASWTSVFSVFPTICFGFQCHEAAVSIYCSMSKRSLSHWALVSVLSLLACCLIYSLTGVYGFLTFGTEVSADVLMSYPGNDMVIIVARVLFAVSIVTVYPIVLFLGRSVMQDFWRRSCLGGWGPSALADPSGLWVRMPLTVLWVTVTLAMALFMPDLSEIVSIIGGISSFFIFIFPGLCLICAMGVEPIGPRVKCCLEVWGVVSVLVGTFIFGQSTAAAVWEMF is encoded by the exons GTCTCCTTGGTCTTCCTGATCAGCGGGCTGGTCATCCTGGGCTATGCTGCTGCTGTCAGTGGCCAGGCCACCTACCAGGCTGTGGTCAGGGGGCTGTGTGGCCCTGCCATTGGGAAGCTGTGTGAGGCCTGCTTCCTCCTCAACCTGCTCATGATCTCCGTGGCCTTCCTCAGGGTGATCGGGGACCAGTTGGAGAAGC TGTGTGACTCCCTCCTGTCTGGCTCCCCGCCCGCCCCGCAGCCGTGGTACGCAGACCAGCGCTTCACCCTCCCCCTGCTCTCCGTGCTGGTCATCCTGCCCCTGTCTGCCCCGCGGGAGATCGCCTTCCAGAAATACACAAG CATCCTAGGCACTCTGGCTGCCTGTTACCTGGCCCTGGTCATCACCGTGCAGTACTACCTCTGGCCCCAGGGCCTCGTGCGTGAGTCCCATCCTTCACTGAG CCCTGCCTCCTGGACCTCTGTGTTCAGTGTCTTCCCCACCATCTGCTTCGGGTTTCAG TGTCACGAAGCTGCCGTCTCCATCTACTGCAGCATGAGCAAACGGAGCCTCTCCCACTGGGCCCTGGTGTCTGTGCTGTCCTTGCTGGCCTGCTGCCTCATCTATTCACTGACGG GGGTTTATGGCTTCCTGACTTTTGGGACAGAAGTTTCTGCTGACGTCTTGATGTCCTACCCAGGCAATGATATGGTCATCATTGTGGCCCGGGTCCTTTTTGCTGTCTCCATCGTAACTGTCTACCCCATCGTGCTCTTCCTGGGGAG GTCAGTGATGCAGGACTTCTGGAGGAGGAGCTGCTTAGGGGGATGGGGGCCCAGCGCCCTGGCCGACCCCTCAGGGCTGTGGGTCCGGATGCCGCTGACTGTCCTGTGGGTCACCGTGACGCTCGCCATGGCGCTGTTTATGCCTGACCTCAGCGAGATCGTCAGCATCATCGGAGGCATCAGTtccttcttcatcttcatcttcccAG GTTTGTGCCTCATCTGTGCAATGGGCGTCGAGCCTATAGGACCAAGAGTCAA GTGCTGCCTGGAGGTCTGGGGAGTGGTGTCTGTGCTGGTCGGCACCTTCATCTTTGGGCAGAGCACGGCGGCAGCGGTCTGGGAGATGTTCTGA